In Candidatus Hydrogenedentota bacterium, a genomic segment contains:
- a CDS encoding glycosyltransferase, translated as MKLRVCILARESLLSWPCYFLNAFREQCDVISIGAAAKRENHDFPDWEAVEKYIVRNDIISDDLDAVNLLELLPEGWNPDLVVVIQSGAGIVTGITELGCPTAYLSIDTWHDPREFVHAHQYDFVFVAQKGMVKYMRRAGCCRAFWLPLGCDPRFHYAAKGEAKFDIGFVGSTHFMVNRQRVARLKVLEEHFNLGFTFGLGCEEMAEAYSQTRLIFNASIAKDVNMRVFEALATGKPLITNREAEANGLFELFEEGRHLITYTDDDLVAQVQRCLDNPEWAAEIGAEGRREVLEKHTYSHRVSEMLALLREYMPDLGTRPVARFKPGKRVAEFVPFGTRRLLDVGMGLDTSRVALRRRGVEHVAAVALTSELLEQRGKSYDAAGLLAEGIAAPEPPYDAVLWSRPLSHGIALDEVLKRSASLLVEGGRVLITFEDGELRELAGELSFGGLFRWLFPLGYKLLVWRRSSDDSDYHLITACQFTCPTDDVIAQLYVEFPVNGVSTDPGIRIKDVPEADSPDAEHP; from the coding sequence AGTATCGGCGCGGCGGCTAAACGGGAGAACCACGATTTTCCCGACTGGGAGGCGGTGGAGAAATACATCGTCCGGAACGATATCATCAGCGACGATCTGGACGCGGTGAACCTGCTGGAACTGCTTCCCGAAGGATGGAATCCCGACCTGGTGGTTGTAATTCAATCGGGCGCGGGGATTGTCACCGGGATCACCGAACTGGGTTGCCCCACGGCCTATCTTTCCATCGACACGTGGCACGATCCCCGGGAGTTCGTTCACGCTCACCAGTATGACTTTGTTTTTGTCGCCCAGAAGGGCATGGTGAAGTACATGCGCCGGGCCGGGTGCTGCCGCGCTTTCTGGCTGCCCCTGGGCTGCGATCCGCGCTTCCACTACGCGGCCAAAGGCGAGGCGAAGTTCGATATCGGATTCGTGGGCAGCACCCACTTCATGGTCAACCGCCAGCGCGTCGCCCGGCTCAAGGTGCTCGAAGAGCACTTCAACCTGGGCTTCACCTTTGGCCTGGGTTGCGAAGAGATGGCCGAGGCCTACAGCCAGACCCGCCTTATTTTCAACGCGAGTATCGCCAAAGACGTCAACATGCGCGTCTTCGAAGCGCTGGCCACCGGGAAACCCCTGATCACGAACCGCGAGGCGGAGGCCAATGGGCTCTTCGAGCTCTTCGAAGAGGGCAGGCACCTCATCACCTATACGGACGATGACCTGGTGGCGCAGGTGCAACGCTGCCTCGACAACCCCGAGTGGGCCGCGGAAATCGGCGCGGAGGGTCGCCGGGAGGTGCTGGAGAAGCACACCTATTCCCACCGCGTAAGCGAAATGCTGGCGCTCCTCCGGGAGTACATGCCCGACCTCGGGACACGCCCCGTCGCTCGCTTTAAGCCGGGCAAGCGCGTGGCCGAATTCGTGCCCTTTGGCACGCGCCGCCTCCTGGACGTGGGTATGGGCCTGGACACCAGCCGCGTCGCCCTGCGGCGTCGGGGCGTGGAGCACGTCGCCGCCGTGGCCCTGACATCGGAACTGCTCGAACAACGGGGGAAATCCTACGATGCGGCGGGCCTGCTCGCGGAAGGCATCGCTGCGCCTGAACCGCCCTACGACGCGGTGCTCTGGTCGCGGCCGCTTTCTCACGGCATCGCGCTGGACGAGGTGCTGAAACGATCGGCGTCGCTGCTGGTGGAGGGCGGGCGCGTGCTGATCACCTTCGAAGACGGCGAACTACGGGAGCTCGCGGGCGAACTGAGCTTCGGCGGGCTGTTTCGCTGGCTCTTTCCCCTGGGCTACAAGTTGCTCGTGTGGCGCCGCAGTTCGGACGATTCCGACTATCACCTCATCACGGCCTGCCAGTTTACCTGTCCCACGGACGATGTGATTGCGCAACTCTATGTGGAGTTTCCGGTCAACGGCGTCAGTACAGACCCAGGGATTCGGATCAAGGACGTCCCAGAAGCCGATTCACCAGACGCTGAACATCCGTAG
- a CDS encoding PKD domain-containing protein: protein MIRFLLAVLLSAAVACTAQAQKGKRAAAPGILESNPAPAAETPATEAAPGIVDSVPELEAAPAVPEIAQQADPLGFALANMTLQQKVAQLMVVTMSGSHTPNPPDLAYLKAYTPGAAIIPKVLKPAFAAVYVAKLRGVQQISGVPLWVGTNLYRLTRVERDELSEFIQLPSPLSLAAANDPSTTTALAELMADHLSAMGFNLHLGPSLELAPTLSSAEGTVYSLGSDVEFIGNTYTIFRKVFDEYGIVTVPLGFPGGGTNRQKKSSAVLLTPSTLLKEKDLVPYIRAIEAKAPLIHVGNTLVPTLDPASPPACVSEAVLSGLLRKELGYEGIILAGPMDSQDVAGILDPAEAAIRALKNGADMIYWNGAGNTEMRAVDNIVLAVAEKRLEESRIDEALKRVLEYKFATLLSQVAGSERKSAGLDKQKQLAKRVQAIENQAITVVQNRGGILPLSKNASMPVGVTGTVGVEILTKGLEEHFKPISQQLITTARHIGEIGDFEIERITSHIRGIRTVVCIFTDTDRPEGQVRLVRALQEKGARVVVVLLGYPSNLPHLAEAEAVVLAYCDPAKYEVTISAMGNILAGVAPIGFRDVGRDISVKSGEARTFNVHDLILSPAGRLPVTLSERFPVGASAPYNTQELLKKVQWDFGDGTKSKDARVEHTYTEPGRHAVSLALTTKSGESANYTFHVVVDGVQ from the coding sequence ATGATTCGATTTCTACTTGCGGTGCTGTTGAGTGCGGCTGTGGCCTGTACGGCCCAGGCCCAGAAGGGAAAGCGCGCCGCGGCCCCCGGAATACTGGAGTCCAACCCGGCGCCGGCTGCGGAAACGCCCGCGACGGAGGCGGCGCCCGGCATCGTGGACAGCGTGCCCGAACTGGAGGCCGCACCGGCGGTGCCGGAAATCGCGCAGCAGGCGGATCCCCTGGGCTTTGCCCTGGCCAACATGACCCTGCAGCAAAAAGTGGCCCAACTGATGGTGGTGACCATGTCGGGCTCCCACACGCCCAATCCTCCGGACCTGGCCTACCTGAAGGCCTACACACCCGGCGCGGCGATCATTCCGAAGGTCCTGAAACCGGCTTTCGCGGCGGTGTATGTGGCCAAATTGCGCGGCGTGCAGCAGATCTCCGGTGTGCCCCTCTGGGTCGGCACCAATCTCTATCGCCTGACCCGCGTGGAGCGGGATGAATTAAGCGAGTTCATCCAGCTCCCTTCTCCCCTTTCCCTGGCGGCGGCGAACGACCCGTCGACGACGACGGCGCTGGCGGAGCTTATGGCGGACCATCTTTCCGCAATGGGGTTCAATCTGCATCTGGGGCCTTCGCTGGAGTTGGCGCCGACGCTTTCCTCGGCCGAGGGCACGGTGTACAGCCTGGGCAGCGATGTGGAATTTATCGGCAATACCTACACGATCTTCCGGAAAGTCTTCGACGAGTACGGTATCGTGACGGTTCCGCTGGGCTTTCCCGGCGGCGGCACGAACCGTCAAAAGAAATCGTCGGCAGTATTGCTGACGCCCTCTACGCTGCTCAAAGAGAAAGACCTCGTTCCGTACATCCGAGCGATCGAGGCCAAGGCCCCGCTGATTCACGTGGGCAACACCCTGGTGCCCACGCTCGACCCCGCGAGCCCGCCGGCCTGCGTTTCCGAGGCGGTACTGAGCGGATTGCTCCGCAAGGAACTGGGCTACGAGGGCATCATCCTGGCGGGCCCCATGGATTCCCAGGACGTGGCGGGGATCCTCGATCCGGCGGAGGCGGCCATTCGCGCGCTGAAGAACGGCGCGGACATGATCTACTGGAACGGCGCGGGCAACACGGAAATGCGCGCGGTGGACAATATTGTGCTGGCGGTTGCGGAGAAGCGCCTGGAGGAATCCCGGATTGACGAAGCGCTGAAGCGGGTGTTGGAGTACAAGTTCGCCACCCTGCTCTCACAGGTGGCGGGCAGCGAACGAAAATCGGCGGGACTGGACAAGCAGAAGCAACTGGCCAAACGGGTTCAGGCGATTGAAAACCAGGCGATCACTGTCGTCCAGAACCGGGGCGGCATCCTGCCGCTGAGCAAGAACGCCTCCATGCCGGTGGGGGTGACGGGCACGGTGGGCGTGGAAATATTGACCAAAGGCCTGGAAGAACATTTCAAGCCCATATCCCAGCAGCTCATCACGACCGCGCGGCACATCGGCGAGATTGGTGATTTCGAGATCGAGCGGATCACCAGCCACATCCGGGGTATCCGCACGGTGGTGTGCATCTTCACCGACACGGACCGCCCGGAAGGGCAGGTGCGGCTGGTGCGCGCCCTGCAGGAGAAAGGCGCCAGGGTGGTTGTGGTGTTGCTGGGCTATCCGAGCAACCTGCCCCACCTGGCCGAGGCGGAGGCCGTGGTGCTCGCCTATTGCGACCCGGCAAAGTACGAAGTGACGATATCCGCCATGGGCAATATCCTTGCCGGGGTTGCGCCCATCGGCTTTCGCGATGTGGGCCGCGATATCAGCGTCAAATCCGGAGAGGCCCGCACCTTCAACGTGCATGATCTCATCCTCAGTCCGGCCGGCCGCCTGCCGGTCACGCTTTCCGAGCGCTTCCCCGTGGGTGCTTCCGCGCCCTACAACACACAGGAACTGCTGAAAAAAGTGCAGTGGGACTTCGGCGACGGCACGAAATCGAAAGACGCGCGGGTCGAACACACCTACACGGAACCGGGCCGGCACGCCGTCTCCCTGGCGCTCACCACGAAGTCGGGCGAGTCGGCGAACTACACCTTCCACGTGGTGGTGGATGGGGTACAATAG
- a CDS encoding carboxypeptidase regulatory-like domain-containing protein, protein MRALLNPESFLRAAAVAVALLWPVDRVGAAPPADHTTYIVTLPGADYGTILRTEDAGGVIDHFDGGDVRAYVHHSHWRDFLNAGIPHRILAIQPDADKQLDGYPSYVELGETLAAAVEAHPGISRLISLGQSVQGRELWAIQISDQPGVEEDEPEFAYISTMHGDEKVGTVLCLNFLEMLLDGYGADETITAWIDDTEIWLVPLMNPDGYEMGIRWNANDEDLNRVFPEYPNQFSGTLLTEAMSTAGRQPEVAHVMNWSAERSLSLLANFHGGALVINYPYDFIPGVPSGSDAPTPDDALMRDISADYAATNPALLSSVSFPGGISNGSAWYSVTGGMQDWHYRFTGAIDITMEISSLKTPAARTLLSFWEDNRDSMTTYLAWVRRGLRGVVTDSVTGAPLPATVRVDDNPQPVFTDPEVGDYHRLLKAGSYAITVEAPGYIPYAAGPALVGEGEATRLDVALSQGDVNGDGSIDAVDLQAAINALLGIAPDARADVDGGGVSSTDVQRLVNRLLGRP, encoded by the coding sequence TTGAGAGCCCTTCTCAACCCTGAAAGCTTCCTGCGGGCCGCGGCGGTCGCCGTGGCGTTGCTCTGGCCGGTGGACCGCGTCGGGGCCGCGCCGCCCGCGGACCACACCACCTATATCGTGACGCTGCCGGGGGCCGATTATGGCACGATACTCCGCACGGAGGATGCGGGTGGCGTGATCGATCATTTCGACGGGGGCGACGTGCGCGCCTATGTGCACCACAGCCACTGGCGGGATTTCCTCAATGCGGGAATCCCCCACCGCATACTCGCCATACAGCCCGATGCCGACAAACAACTGGACGGCTATCCGAGCTATGTGGAACTGGGCGAGACCCTGGCCGCGGCTGTGGAAGCGCACCCCGGAATCTCGCGGCTGATCTCCCTCGGGCAGTCGGTGCAGGGGCGGGAACTGTGGGCCATCCAGATATCCGATCAGCCCGGCGTGGAAGAGGACGAACCGGAATTCGCGTATATTTCGACCATGCACGGCGATGAAAAGGTGGGCACGGTGCTCTGCCTGAATTTCCTGGAGATGCTGCTCGACGGCTATGGCGCCGACGAAACCATCACGGCCTGGATCGACGATACGGAGATCTGGCTCGTTCCCCTGATGAATCCCGACGGTTATGAAATGGGCATCCGCTGGAACGCGAATGATGAGGATTTGAATCGCGTCTTCCCCGAGTATCCCAACCAGTTCAGCGGCACCCTGCTCACCGAGGCCATGTCGACCGCCGGGCGCCAGCCGGAAGTGGCCCACGTGATGAACTGGAGCGCTGAGCGGAGCCTCTCCCTCCTGGCGAACTTCCACGGAGGCGCGCTGGTGATCAATTACCCCTATGACTTCATTCCCGGCGTGCCCAGCGGCAGCGACGCGCCCACGCCGGACGACGCGCTCATGCGCGATATCTCCGCCGACTACGCGGCAACCAACCCGGCCCTGCTCTCCAGCGTATCCTTCCCCGGCGGCATCAGCAATGGATCCGCCTGGTACAGCGTGACCGGAGGGATGCAGGACTGGCATTACCGCTTTACGGGCGCGATCGACATCACGATGGAGATATCGAGTCTGAAGACGCCCGCCGCCCGCACGCTGCTTTCATTCTGGGAGGACAACCGGGATTCCATGACGACCTATCTGGCCTGGGTGCGCCGGGGACTTCGCGGCGTGGTGACGGATAGCGTGACCGGCGCGCCCCTGCCGGCGACCGTGCGCGTGGACGACAATCCCCAGCCGGTGTTCACGGATCCCGAGGTCGGGGATTACCACCGCCTGCTAAAGGCGGGAAGTTACGCGATCACGGTTGAGGCTCCGGGCTATATCCCCTACGCGGCCGGCCCCGCGCTGGTGGGCGAAGGCGAGGCCACGCGCCTGGACGTGGCGCTGTCGCAGGGCGACGTGAACGGCGATGGAAGCATCGACGCGGTGGATCTGCAGGCCGCAATCAACGCCCTCCTCGGCATCGCGCCCGACGCGCGTGCAGATGTCGACGGCGGCGGGGTTTCGTCTACGGATGTTCAGCGTCTGGTGAATCGGCTTCTGGGACGTCCTTGA